The following are encoded in a window of Sminthopsis crassicaudata isolate SCR6 chromosome 5, ASM4859323v1, whole genome shotgun sequence genomic DNA:
- the LOC141544015 gene encoding nonsense-mediated mRNA decay factor SMG5-like: MEPNQTKELLLKMVASVQRLDALLARETAHQEVFQPQNAALRSQLEESAVRLILLGPRDHGLAAEELLWRKVYYDLQTLRKTEGALLDSRGSEGAYREHFHNGIHVYHRLFFSMQAQFELKLENDISWPCSQPGSQARRAGSPSAEDTDWARKFCHLCLLRIGDLYQYLREFPASEGEEQAKRYYYRALALIPDMGLPFVHLAALSGAKFSYVEATCFYQCCIYSKVPHAGAVLGLEQIYVKIQAEYRQLAGAPPGKRGPEQKAREDVRRLLVRFVYLQSLLTPQGRRHPELERLCERVLEDFQRCLSHLSVQAGQGWARRAGAEQRQGSSLLPNQLLFQMVTLCLLTLENLKRAGSELSRTAISFSLVFFSHIVRLVGGNIRAALPETQKPWPEGEPGPELPAAHPVSVHVGEFPESQREPRFSSAPPGPEDSWEDSEPMEVCEQDGSRDSPWDSYRVLDDGEDWGDGSFCSLPDSDSSFSEVPSEEGEEERASEESAIARSWTLPHSQALRERLDVLGAEGGLLPAVRVVLQWLLTEPALTALSMRACPGLWRDLLPLLNLLPSAQELGNPHLGLAPRLRELLPRFERPSPPISMPLPEDTILRSLLPFQAAHASLNFDLDVFPAFSREDVALRACVLRTFGHFAAHLPDSLIVFDSKLGLFLKTVAKDQPPSGEAVEKGAPPRAREGPAQRRLPRLVQAPDTSLRPLRLQAALSPFLIPDAGALRQHLPLVREMAQSGSFVLIVPAIVIDELERRKKEAPARCALRFLEEELKQRNGRFRCQGQVRGSCRWPKMGEENAAAWNLCSILGGYGELLRAVGEEADNVRGSVTVLTALSLAAGGPWSPPLSSAFEAAHKAGVAIGHVLPFYTRWKALS, encoded by the coding sequence ATGGAACCCAACCAAACCAAAGAGCTTCTCCTGAAGATGGTGGCATCCGTGCAGCGGCTGGACGCCCTCCTGGCGAGGGAGACGGCCCACCAAGAAGTTTTCCAGCCCCAGAATGCGGCCCTGAGGAGCCAACTTGAAGAATCTGCCGTTCGCCTCATCCTGCTGGGCCCCCGCGATCACGGGCTGGCCGCGGAAGAGCTGCTGTGGAGGAAAGTGTACTACGACCTCCAGACCCTGCGCAAGACCGAGGGAGCACTTCTGGATTCTCGCGGCTCAGAAGGTGCTTACCGGGAGCACTTCCACAATGGAATTCACGTCTATCACCGCCTTTTCTTTTCTATGCAAGCACAGTTCGAGCTGAAATTGGAAAACGACATCTCCTGGCCTTGCAGCCAGCCTGGGAGCCAGGCGAGGAGGGCGGGCTCTCCCTCGGCGGAAGACACGGACTGGGCCAGGAAGTTCTGCCATCTTTGTCTGCTTCGGATTGGAGACTTGTACCAGTATCTGAGGGAGTTCCCGGCCTCCGAGGGAGAGGAGCAAGCTAAGCGCTACTACTACCGCGCTCTGGCGCTCATTCCCGACATGGGCCTGCCCTTCGTGCACCTGGCAGCGCTGTCCGGAGCTAAATTCTCTTACGTCGAGGCCACGTGTTTTTATCAGTGCTGCATCTATTCCAAAGTCCCCCACGCTGGAGCCGTCCTGGGTCTGGAGCAGATCTACGTGAAGATTCAGGCCGAATACAGACAGCTGGCGGGGGCTCCGCCGGGGAAACGCGGCCCAGAGCAGAAGGCGCGGGAAGACGTGAGAAGACTGCTGGTCCGCTTCGTGTATCTCCAGAGCCTCCTGACGCCCCAAGGCAGAAGACACCCGGAGCTGGAGAGACTGTGCGAGAGGGTCCTGGAGGACTTTCAGCGGTGTCTCTCCCACCTGTCCGTCCAAGCCGGCCAAGGCTGGGCCAGGAGAGCGGGGGCGGAGCAGAGGCAGGGCTCCTCGCTCCTGCCAAATCAACTGCTCTTCCAAATGGTCACCCTGTGCCTCTTGACTCTGGAGAACCTGAAGAGAGCCGGCTCGGAACTGAGCCGCACCGCCATCTCCTTCAGCCTGGTTTTCTTCTCTCATATCGTGCGCCTGGTGGGCGGCAACATCCGGGCGGCGCTGCCCGAGACCCAAAAGCCTTGGCCGGAAGGAGAGCCGGGACCAGAGCTCCCGGCTGCCCACCCCGTCTCGGTTCACGTCGGCGAGTTCCCGGAGAGCCAACGGGAGCCGCGTTTCTCCAGTGCCCCTCCCGGCCCTGAAGACTCCTGGGAGGACAGCGAGCCGATGGAAGTCTGTGAGCAGGACGGGAGCCGGGACTCCCCCTGGGACTCCTACCGTGTCTTAGACGACGGCGAAGATTGGGGGGACGGTTCTTTCTGTTCCCTCCCCGACTCGGACAGCAGCTTCAGCGAAGTACCctcagaagaaggagaagaggagagagcctCGGAGGAGAGCGCCATTGCCCGCAGCTGGACCCTTCCCCACTCGCAGGCTCTGCGAGAGCGGCTGGACGTTCTCGGTGCAGAAGGGGGGCTGCTCCCGGCTGTCCGGGTCGTCCTGCAGTGGCTGCTCACCGAGCCGGCCCTCACCGCCCTCAGCATGCGCGCGTGCCCCGGCCTCTGGAGGGACCTGCTGCCGCTGCTCAACCTGCTGCCCAGCGCCCAGGAGCTCGGAAACCCCCACCTCGGGCTGGCCCCCCGGCTCCGCGAGCTGCTCCCCCGCTTTGAGCGGCCCAGCCCCCCCATCTCTATGCCCCTCCCGGAGGACACCATCCTgcgctccctcctccccttccaggCCGCCCACGCCAGCTTAAACTTTGACCTCGACGTGTTTCCCGCTTTCTCCAGAGAAGACGTGGCTCTCCGCGCCTGCGTCCTGCGCACCTTTGGCCACTTCGCTGCCCACCTGCCTGACAGTCTCATCGTGTTCGATTCGAAGCTGGGCCTCTTCCTCAAGACGGTGGCGAAGGACCAGCCTCCTTCGGGGGAGGCTGTGGAGAAAGGGGCGCCGCCCCGCGCCCGGGAAGGCCCGGCTCAGCGGCGGCTGCCGAGACTCGTGCAGGCCCCGGACACGTCCCTGCGGCCGCTCCGCCTTCAGGCggccctttcccctttcctcatcCCCGACGCCGGGGCTCTCCGGCAGCACCTGCCCCTCGTGAGGGAGATGGCCCAGAGCGGGAGCTTCGTGCTCATAGTCCCCGCGATCGTGATCGACGAGTTGGAGCGGAGGAAGAAGGAGGCCCCGGCCCGGTGCGCCCTGCGCTTCTTGGAAGAGGAGCTGAAGCAAAGGAACGGGCGCTTTCGGTGCCAGGGGCAAGTGCGGGGCAGCTGCAGGTGGCCCAAGATGGGAGAAGAAAACGCTGCTGCCTGGAACCTGTGCAGCATCCTGGGCGGCTACGGGGAGCTGCTGCGCGCCGTCGGGGAGGAGGCGGACAACGTCCGAGGCTCGGTGACCGTCCTCACCGCTCTCAGCCTGGCGGCGGGCGGGCCCTGGTCTCCTCCCCTGAGCTCGGCCTTTGAGGCCGCTCACAAGGCGGGGGTGGCCATCGGCCACGTCCTTCCCTTCTACACTCGCTGGAAGGCCCTCAGCTGA